A single region of the Pygocentrus nattereri isolate fPygNat1 chromosome 27, fPygNat1.pri, whole genome shotgun sequence genome encodes:
- the LOC108438421 gene encoding putative gustatory receptor clone PTE03 — protein sequence MDNSSDVMYLLMDGHVELQKYRYFYFISTLTIYLLIIFFNAVVILVIYTNKCLHEPMYIFIAALLFNSLFGTTAFYPKVLSDFLSERPVTSYSACLFQAFSIYTYAASEFTLLSAMAYDRYVSICKPLQYATLVKMSTVKKLLFCCWFFSACEIGILIILTSRLQLCKFKINRIYCNDYSIAKLSCGDTSVTNLYGLFGLTLTVFPPLIFVIYSYARIFEVCLRNSKEFRRKALQTCFPHLFIFINFSVFSCFEVINTRLEGNVPHIISMMVTVENFIIPPLINPVMYGIKLQGIYSQIKQIMSKRKTNM from the coding sequence ATGGATAATTCTTCTGATGTTATGTACTTGCTAATGGATGGACATGTAGAACTGCAGAAGtacagatatttttattttataagcaCTCTAACAATTTACCTGTTGATTATTTTCTTTAATGCTGTTGTTATTCTTgtcatttacacaaacaaatgtCTCCATGAGCCaatgtacattttcattgctgctTTACTTTTCAATTCTCTTTTTGGAACGACTGCCTTTTATCCTAAGGTGCTGAGTGATTTTCTGTCTGAAAGACCAGTTACGTCTTACTCAGCCTGTCTGTTTCAGGCCTTTTCTATTTACACATATGCTGCATCAGAGTTCACACTGTTATCAGCTATGGCCTATGACAGATATGTGTCAATATGTAAACCATTACAATATGCAACCCTTGTTAAAATGTCCACTGTTAAAAAGCTCTTATTTTGCTGTTGGTTTTTTTCTGCTTGTGAAATTGGAATATTAATAATACTCACGTcccgacttcagctttgtaaatttaaaattaaCAGAATTTACTGTAATGATTACTCAATTGCTAAATTAAGTTGTGGAGACACATCTGTTACAAATTTATATGGACTGTTTGGTTTAACTCTCACTGTATTTCCACCACTGATCTTCGTAATCTACTCATATGCTCGAATATTTGAAGTCTGTTTGAGGAATTCAAAAGAGTTCAGAAGAAAAGCTCTGCAGACCTGCTTCCCacaccttttcattttcatcaatttttctgttttctcctgCTTTGAAGTGATTAACACCAGATTAGAAGGAAATGTACCTCATATTATTTCTATGATGGTGACAGTTGAAAATTTCATCATTCCTCCTCTTATTAATCCTGTTATGTATGGTATAAAACTGCAAGGGATTTACAGTCAAATTAAGCAAATTATGTCGAAAAGGAAGACAAATATGTAA